The sequence GCCCACCACATCGGGCCGTTGCTGGCCGCCGACGAACGCGCTGCGGCCACGCTGCTTGCCCAGGCTGCGCACGGCACCGCAGGGCGCATCGTCGTCGATGTGCCCGACGGCCGCCTCGCGATGGCGCAAGCCTTGCGCGACGCGGGCTTCACACCCCGGCGCGGCTTTGTGCGCATGGCCCTGGACACGCGAGCGCAAGGCTACGCAAACGAAGCCGCTCCCACCGGACAACCCGCCTTCATCCACGCCATCGCCGGCCCCGAGTTCGGCTGAGGAACACACCGCCATGCCATTGAACCGATCCGACCTGCCCGCCGATGTTCTTGCGCTGCTGTCGCAAGGAACGGTGATTCCCGCCCATCCGCTCGCGCTCGACGCTTCGCGCCAGCTCGATCGCCGGCGGCAGCGCGCGCTCACGCGCTACTACGTCGACGCCGGTGCCGGCGGACTGGCCGTTGGCGTGCACACCACGCAGTTCGCGATCCGCGAACGCGGTCTGTACGCCACCGTGCTCGAAGCGGCCATGCAGGACCGCCTGGCCTGGAGCGACCGGCCGGTGGCGATGATCGCCGGCCTGTGCGGGCCGACCGCGCAGGCGCGTGCCGAGGCGCGCACCGCCGTCTCGCTGGGCTACCACGCGGGACTGCTGAGCCTCGCCGCGCTCGCGGGGTCGGGCGAGGACGAACTCATCGCGCATTGCGAGGCGGTGGCGCAGGAGATGCCGCTGATCGGCTTCTACCTGCAGACAGTGGTCGGCGGCCCGGTGCTGTCGAGCGACTTCTGGCGCCGCTTCGCCCTCATTCCCAACGCACTGGCCATCAAGGTCGCGCCCTTCAACCGCTACCGCACGATCGACGTGGTGCGCGGGCTGGTGGATGCTCGCGCGGAGGAACGCGTGTTCCTCTACACCGGCAACGACGACCACATCGTGCTCGACCTCGCCCTGCCCTTCGCCGCCGTGCGCGACGGCGCGCCGGTGCAGGTGCGTTTTCGAGGCGGCCTGCTGGGCCATTGGTCGGTGTGGACTTCGAGCGCCGTGGCGCAGTTGCGCCGCATCAAGGCCGAGCTCGCCGAAGGCGGCGGCACGCTGAGCCCCGCCCTGCTCGCGCTCGATGCTCGCGTGACGGACTGCAACGCCGCCTTCTTCGACGTGGCGAACAATTTCCACGGCTGCATCGCCGGCTGCCACGAGGTGCTGCGGCGCCAGGGCCTGCTCGAAGGCACATGGTGCCTCGACCCGCACGAAGGCCTGGGCGCGGGGCAGTCGGAGGAGATCGATCGCGTCTACCGGCAGCACGGCGACCTGGCGGACGACGCCTTCGTGCGCGGCAACCTCGCAAGGTGGCTGGCATGAGCGCCGTGCTCGCCCCGCAGATGGCGCCCCCGCTGATCCGCATGCGCCAGCTGCGCAAGGTCTACCGCAAGCGCAACCAGGAATTCCTCGCCGTGTCCGACGTCACGATGGACGTGAACGAGGGCGACATGATCTCGCTGGTCGGGCCCTCGGGTTGCGGCAAGTCGACCTTGCTGAAGATCCTCTCGGGCCTGCACGGCCATGACGGCGGCACGCTCGAGATCGGAGGCCCCGATGGCCGCGGCTTCAACCCGGGCCGCGACGTGGGCATGGTGTTCCAGCAGCCGCTGCTGCTGAAGTGGCGCACCATCCTCGAGAACGTGCTGCTGCCCGCCGACATCCTCGGGCTCGAGCGGCGCGCGGCCACGGCGCGCGCGCACGAGCTGCTCGAGATGGTGGGCCTCGCCGGCTTCGCCGACAAGCTGCCCTACGAGCTTTCCGGCGGCATGCAGCAGCGCGCGGCCATCGCGCGTGCGCTCATCCACGACCCGAAGCTGGTGCTGATGGACGAGCCCTTCGGCGCGCTCGACGCCCTCACGCGCGAGAAGATGAACCTGGAGATGCTGCGCATCTGGACGCAGAGCCGCAAGACCTTCATCGTGGTCACGCACAGCATCCAGGAGGCGGTGTTCCTCGGCTCCCATTGCGCCGTGCTCACGGCCGGACCGGCCCGCATGGCCGACTTCTTCCCGATCGAGCTGCCCGAACCGCGCAAGTTGCACGTCAAGACCAGTCCGGAATTCAGCAGCTACGTGCGCCGCATCTACGACCTGCTGGGCGTCGACTGAGAGTCAGCGCAGCAGTTTCCAGCCGCCGTCGACGACGAACTCGCCCCCGGTGATGTAGCCAGCCTCGTCGGACGCCAGGAACGCGATCAGGTTCGCAACGTCCTGCGGCGTGCCGGCGGCGCCGAGCGGAATGCGCGCGGCAGAAGCTTTCGCTTCGCTGCTGCCCGTATCGGCCGCGCGTTGCGCGCGCTGGGCAACGATGCTTTGCAGCATCGCGGTGTCGGTGCGGCCGGGATGCACGGAGTTGCAGCGGATGCGCTTGCCACCCTGGGTGCCGAACAGCGCCACGGACTTCGTCAACTGCGTGACGCCGCCTTTGCTCGCACCGTAGGCCACGCTCTGCGTGGTTGGGCAATAGGACCCCACCGACGAGACGTTGACGATCGCGCCGCGGCTCTGCCGGGACATCGCCGCCATCGCTTCTCGGCATCCCAGGAAGATCCCGTCGAGGTTGACCGCCATCACCCTTCGCCATTCGGCGAGGCTGGTGTGCTCCAGCGTGCCGGACACCACGTCGCCAACGATGCCCGCCGCGTTCACCAGCACGTCCAGCCGGCCATGCCGCTCGACGATGTGCGCCACCGCGGATGCCCAGTTCTCTTCCGAGGTGACGTCGAGCGGAAGAAAGGCCACGCCTGCCGGACGCTGCGCCGCGTCACGAAGATCGGCGGCGATGACCGTGGCCCCGCGCTCGGCGAACAGATGGGCAGCGGCAGCGCCGATGCCGCCAGATCCGCCGGTGACCAGCACCACCCAGGATTCGAATGTCGACAGTGCGACGACGAGTCCGAGTCTGGCGAATACTTTCATGGGGTGTCTTCTGGTCTTATGTGTGTATGCGTGGGACACCGGGCGGCCGCGGCCAGGTGACCCGTTCCGGGTGTCATGCGTGGGTCAGTACGATCTTTCCGAAGTGCCCGTTGGCCTTCATGAGGTTGAAGGCCTCGCTCGCTTGCGAGATGGGAAACACCGCATCGATCGGCACGCCGAGACGCCCTGCCTCGAGCGCCGGCCAGCGGTCGGCCCGGACCTGCTGCTGGATCGCGTCGACTTCGTCGGCGGACCGTGTGCGGAACATGGTCCCCAGGTATCGGATGCGCCGCATCGAGTGGCATCGAGGACCATGTGCGGAAACGACCGCTCCCCATGCCGGCCTAAATTTCGCCGCGCGTGTCGGACTTCAAGGATCGGACGGTGAAGTGAGCCGCGCGCACGAGGAATCCGGCAAGAACGACGGCCTTCCACAGCGGGAGCTCGGCCGGACCGGCCTGCTCGCGAACGCCATGGCGCTCGGTTGCTACTCCATGAGCAATGCCTACGGCGCCCGCACCGACGCCGAATCGCTGCAGGTCATCCGGCGCGCGACCGACCGCGGCGTGAACGTCATCGATGCGGCCGACTTCTACGGTTGGGGCCACAACGAAGAACTCGTCGATGAAGATGCTGGACCGCTCGCAGCCGACCGCAGAGTTCAATCCCCCGAGGCTCTGAGCACGAGCAACTTGCTCCGACCGAGAGGCAGCGGCACGAACACGTCGCACGTTCGCGCCTGCCCAGATCAACGCATGCGCGGGTATGCGCGGACTTGCCTTTCCATCAGCTCAATGCCGACGGCAGGCCAGCGGATCGACAGATGAAGGTTGCTCATCCGTCGATGAGAAATGACCCGTTGTCCGCGCAACGGAGCGTCGCCATCATCGGCACATCTTTTTCTACTGGAGATGTGTATGGCATTCAAAGACCTCCTTCCGGGCAGGCTCGGCTTCGGCAGCGCCCCCTTGGGCAACATGTTCCGGGCGATTCCCGACGACGAGGCGCGAACAACCGTCGATGCAGCATGGAACGACGGCGTTCGCTACTTCGACACGGCCCCGTTCTACGGCGCCGGACTGGCGGAGATTCGCCTGGGCGAGACGCTGGCGGCTCGTGCGCGAAGCGACTACGTGTTGAGCACCAAGGTCGGACGGCTCATCCTGGATGAAGTGGAGGACGTCAGCGCACGTGATCTCGGGGAAAAGGGAGACGTCTTCAGACACGGCCGACCGAACCGGATCGTGAACGACTACAGCGAGGATGCCACGCTGCGGTCCATCGAAGACAGCCTCAAGAGACTCAGGACGGATCACCTGGAAATCGTCTGGGTACATGACGTTGCGCAGGATTTCTACGGCGACGAATGGCTCTGCGTCTTCGAGACTGCGCGCAAAGGCGCATTCAAGGCGCTGGGGCGGCTCCGCAACGAGGGCGTCATCAAGGCCTGGGGACTTGGCGTCAATCGGGTGGAACCGGTCGAACTGTTGCTGGGACTCGAGGAACAGGATCCGGACGGGTTCCTGCTTGCCGGCCGATACACGCTGCTGGACCACGAACGTGCACTGCAGCGCGTCATGCCACAGGTCGCGGCCAGGGGACTGGGCATTGTCGTCGGCGGACCCTACAGCTCGGGCGCGCTCGTGGGCGGCCCCAACTTCGAGTACGCACCTGCTTCGCCCGAAATTCTTGCGAAGGTCAAGGCGATACAGGCGATCGCGGACATGCACGGCACCAGCATGAAGGCAGCCGGGCTGCAGTTCGCGCTGGCAAACCCCGCAGTCGCGGCGGTGATCCCGGGTGCCAGCCGACCGGCGCGCATCGCCGAGGATCGCGCGGCGCTGTCGGAAACCGTTCCGAGCGCATTCTGGATGGACCTGCGCAAGGCCGGACTGGTGCATCCCGACGCGCCGCTGCCGATCAGCCGCTAGAAGGTGCTCTGACCATGACCCCATGGTTCGACGATCCGATGCGAGTCCTCGGCACAGAGAACCGTGCGGCGTCGGTCGCTCCCTCGGCGCGCCTCGAGCGGCGTACCGAAGGACAAGAGGCTCGTGTTGCCGGATGGCTGCGCAGCTGACCGAAGACGCTCGCGGTCAAGGCGGCAAGCCGGGTGTCGCAGCCGCCTCCGCCTGGATCCACGACAGAAAGGCTGCGACGGCGCTCTCGCGCTGCCGCCCTTGCCTGGTGACGAAGTAGTAGCCGAAGGGCGACGGCAAGGTCAGCTCGAAGGGTCTCACGAGCCGCCCGGCGCTCAGGTCGAAGGCCGCGATGGATACGCGTCCCAGCAACACACCTCCACCATCGATGGCGGCCTGGATGGCATGGTCTGTCTGACCGAAATGTGCGCCGGCCTGGGCATCCACCTGTCTCACCTTGGCTGAGCGCAGCCATTGGGCCCAACCCGCAGCGCCCTTGCCCGGCAAAGCCGCGGCATCGTCATGCAGCAGCCGCTGATGGCGCAGGTCTGCGGGAACACGCAAGGGGTGTCTCGCGTCCTCGGTCAGGCGCGGCGCGCACATGGGCGTGTAGGCCTCGCCGAACAAGCGCACGCTCTCCAGTCCGGGATAGTCGCCGCGGCCATGCCGGAACGCCACGTCGACGTCTTCCCGGTCGAGGTCGACAGGGCGGCTGCTCGTCAAGACCCTCAACTCGATGCCCGGGTACTGTTCCTGGAACCGATAGAGTTTGGGGACCAGCCACTTGGCGGCGATGGCAGGGCCTGCGGTCACGACCAGCGCAGAAGCGGTTCGCAGGCTGCGCACTTCGCGCACGGCGCTCTCAACGAGCCGAAATCCGACGTCGAGCTTAGGGTAAAGCGCCGATCCGGCCTCGGTCAGCGCGACCGCGCGCGTCAGCCGATCGAACAGGCGGACATCCAGGTAGGCCTCAAGCGTACGGATCTGGTGGCTGATGGCCGAGGCGGTGATGCCCAGTTCCTCGGCGGCATCGCGAAAGCTCAGGCGACGCGCAGCCGCTTCGAAAGCACGCAAGGCCGACAGGTGAGGCAATCGCTCCGACATGACGGATGAATATAGCTCAGGCGTGGCTGAGAACGTTCCTTTTGTCGTGCGATCGGCTTCGGCAGACCATCAGGTCCGACCCAACAAGGAGCCGACATGCTGAACCAAGCCTACGAATCGCAGTGCAAGTCAGTGACGACGCATTGCACCAACCAGCGGCAGCTCGATCGCCGCACGCTGACACTCCTGACGCTCGCGCTCGGGACCTTTTCGATCGGTACTTCGGAGTTTGCGAGCATGGGCATCCTCCAGCTGTTCGCTTCCAGCCTGAAGCTGGACATCTCCACCGCCACGCATGCCATCGAGGCCTACGCGTTCGGGGTCGTCCTCGGCGGCCCGGCAGTCACCATGCTGGCCGCGAAGCTGAATAGAAAGACTTTGCTTCTGCTGCTGATGTCGGTTTTCCTTATCGGAAACCTGCTGTCGGCCGTTGCAGCCGGATTGGGGATGTTCACGCTCGCCCGCTTCGTCAGCGGCGTCCCGCAAGGCGCCTACTTCGGCGCAGCCGCGGTTGTCGCCTCCTACATCGTGGGACCGGGCCAGGGCGGCCGGGCCTTCGCGATGGTCATGACGGGCCTGACCGTCGCGACGATCTTCGGCTCGCCGCTCGCAACATGGCTGGGGCAGAACATGGGGTGGCGCAACGCCTATTTCGCTGTGACCGGGCTCGGCGCGCTTTCATTTCTGGCACTCTGGCTGTGGGTGCCGCGCTCGGATGCGCTTGCTGGCGGCCCCGTGCTGCAGGAGATTCGCGCGTTGAACAATCCCTCGGTGTGGGCCACTGTCGTCGTCGCCGCGCTGGGGGTGGCGAGCATCTTTGCGGTCTACACGTTCATCGGTCTCTTCGTGACCGAAGCGGCCTCGCTTTCTGCCGCCTGGACGCCCATCGCGCTGGGAATCTTCGGCGTCGGGATGACCGTCGGCAACATCATCGGCGGCCGCATGGCGGACCGCCGACCTTCTCGCGGCCTCGTCGTGGGCTTCTCCAGCGCCCTGGTCGCGCTGGCAAGCCTGGCCATGGGCGGGGAACATGCGTGGGTCCTGCTGTCCGGGCTCTTCGCTGTGGGTGCAACGATGATGGTGGCCATTCCGGCCATCCAGGTGCGGCTGACGCAAGCCGCGCCGGATGCTCCCACGCTGATGGGCGCGCTGAATCTTGCGGCCCTGAATATCGCGAATGCCATCGGCGCCTGGGCTGGCGGACAGGCGATTGCGCAGGGGTACGGGCTGCTTTCAGCAGCCTGGGCAGGGTTTGCGCTCACGCTTGCCGGGCTGCTGCTGTTCCTTGTACTGCTGCGGACCAGTCGGCGCGATGCGGCCGACGCTGCGCAGTCTGTGTGAAGCGGCAGCAACGAGCTGTCACGCGCAGAGCCCGTTGCGGGCGTCTGAGGTGAACGACAAGTCCACCGGGTTCAGTGTCGAGCGACAGACGTTCGAAGGTGGTTGAGGCCGGCATCCCGACATTGCGCTCTTGCACCCGGCCAACCTCGCATCAGGGAATCTACGGATATATGACTTCTCGAATGGACTTGATTGCGTGCATTTTTTGTATACAAATAACGCACTCGAAACGACAGCGCGAAGTTTGCGTCGCGACGGGGCCGTCCATTCACTCACTCGCACGAGGAAAGACCATGAGCACAGTCGTCAGCCACGCCTCCACGGGGGCAAGCGAAGCCGGCATTGCGCCGCACGCGCCATCCAACGCTCTCATCAAGCCTGGCTACCACCCACGGCTGACCAACGAAGACCTCGCGCCGCTGAAGAACCACACCTGGGGCCAATACAACATCTTCGCGTTCTGGATGTCCGACGTGCACAGCGTGGGCGGCTACATCACCGCAGGCAGCCTGTTCGCACTGGGGCTGTCGAGCTGGCAGGTGCTGGTGTCGCTGCTGGTGGGCATCGTGATCGTGCAGTTCTTCTGCAACCTGGTGGCCAAGCCCAGCCAGGTGACCGGCGTGCCCTACCCGGTGGTGTGCCGCGCACCCTTCGGCGTGCTGGGCGCGAACATCCCGGCCATCATCCGCGGGCTGATCGCGGTGGCCTGGTACGGCGTGCAGACATACCTCGCATCGGCGGCATTCATGGTGCTGGCGCTTCACATGTTCCCGAGCCTCGCGCCCTACGCCGACGTGGCACGGCACGGTTTCGTAGGCCTGTCGACGCTGGGATGGGTCGCGTTCATGGTGATGTGGGTGCTGCAGGCCTTCGTGTTCTGGCACGGCATGGAAGCGATCCGCAAGTTCATCGACTGGGCCGGACCGGCGGTGTACGTGGTCATGGCCGTGCTGTGCGGCTGGCTGGTGTGGAAGGCCGGCTGGAGCCGCATCGACCTGAACCTGGGCGGCATCAAGTTCCAGGGCTGGGACGCGCTGCCTGTGATGCTCTCGGCCATCGCGCTGGTGGTGAGCTACTTCAGCGGCCCGATGCTCAACTTCGGCGACTTCTCGCGCTACGGCAAGAGTTTCGACGCGGTGAAGAAGGGCAATTTCTGGGGCCTGCCGGTGAACTTCGTGTTCTTCTCGCTGCTTACGGTCATTACCACGGCCGCCACGCTGCCCGTGTTTGGTGAACTCATCACCGATCCGGTGCATACGGTGGGCAAGATCGACAGCACCACCGCCGTCGTGCTGGGCGCGCTGACCTTCATGATCGCCACCATCGGCATCAACATCGTGGCCAACTTCGTCTCTCCGGCCTTCGACTTCTCCAACGTGGCGCCGCAGCACATCAGCTGGCGCACGGGCGGCATGATTGCTGCAGTGGGTTCGGTGTTTCTGACGCCGTGGAACCTCTACAACAGCCCCGAAGTCATCCACTACACGCTCGACGTGCTGGGCTCGTTCATCGGCCCGCTGTTCGGCATCCTGATTGCCGACTACTACATCGTGCGCAAACAGCGCATCGACGTCGACGCGCTCTACACGATGAGCCCCAAGGGCGAGTACTGGTACAGCGGCGGCTACAACCCGAAGGCGATCCACGCGCTGGTGCCGTCGGCCATGGTGCCCATCCTGTGCGTGATGGTGCCGACGCTGCGCGGCGCCGCCAACTATGCATGGTTCATCGGCATGGGCCTGGGCTTCGTGCTGTACGCGCTGCTGAACCGCAACCGCAAGACCTGAACAGAAGAGAAAGAAAGGACCGCGCCGTGCGCATCAAGATCATCAACCCCAACACCACCTGGAGCATGACCGAGAAGATCGGCACCTGCGCCCGCGAGGTGGCGCACGCCGGCACCGAGATCATCGCGGTGAGCCCGGCCATGGGGCCGGTCTCCATCGAGAGCCACTACGACGAGGCGTTGGCCGTGCCCGGCCTGCTGCAGGAGATCGCGGCGGGCGAGCGCGACGGCGTCGACGGCTACGTGATCGCCTGCTTCGGCGACCCCGGCCTGAAGGCCGCGCGCGAACTGGCCCGCGGCCCGGTGGTGGGCATCGCCGAGGCGGCCATGCACCTGGCCAGCATGATCGGCAGCCGCTTCAGCGTGGTCACCACGCTGGGCCGCACCATCGGCCAGGCCTGGCACCTCGCCGAGATCTACGGCATGGAGCGCTTCTGCGCCAACGTGCGCGCCTGCGAGCTGCCGGTGCTCGAGCTCGAGGAGCCCGGCTCGAACGCCCGCGAGCGCATCGTCGAGGAGTGCCGGCGCGCGCTCGAGGAAGACGGCTCCGACTGCATCGTGCTCGGATGCGCCGGCATGACCGACCTGTGCGCCCACATCGAGCAGGTGCTGGGCGTGCCGGTGATCGACGGCGTGGCGGCCGGCACCAAGCTCATCGAATCGCTGGTCAAGCTGAAGCTGCGCACCAGCAAGCGCGGCGAACTCGCGCGGCCGTTGCCCAAGACGATGGTGGGCGCGCTCGAGGGCTTCACGCTCGCGAGGCCATAGCGGGGCGTGCGCGCGGCACGTGCGTTGGCCAAGCGACAATCCACCGATGCCCCGCGCCCGCTCCACCACTGCCAAGTCTCCCGCCGCGCCAGCCGATGCCGCGGCTTCGCTCACGGCCGAAGAAGGCTCTTCCACCGACAAGCTCGACAAGGGCAGCTCCATCGAGAGCATCGCCCAGGACATCGCCACCGCCATCGTCGAGAAGCGGCTTCCTCCCGGCACCTGGCTGCGCGAGGAAGCGCTGGGCCGTGTCTATTCGGTGAGCCGCACCAAGGTGCGCGCTGCGCTCCTGATGCTGTCGAAGGACAAGCTCATCGAGATGATTCCCGACAAGGGCGCGTTCGTGAGCCAACCCAGCGTGGAGGAAGCGCGCGAAGTGTTCGCGGTGCGCCGCATCCTCGAAAGCGAAGTGGTGCGCCTCTTCATCGCCAGGGCAAGGCCGCGCGACTACCAGGTGCTCGAGCAGCACATCAAGTTCGAGCGCACCACGCTGCGCCAGGCCACGACGATGGGCACCGCGCGCGAGAAGCTCTTGGGCGACTTCCACGTCGCGCTGGCCGAAGCCACGGGCAACGGCACGCTCGCCGAACTGGTGCGGGAACTCGTGGCGCGCAGCTCGCTGATCGCGATGCTTTATCACTCGTCGAACGATCCGCACTGCTCGTCGGACGAGCACTCGGAATTCCTTCGCCTGTGCCGCACCGGCGATGCGGAAGCCGCGGTGACGAGCATGATCGAGCACCTCGAACGCATCGAAGCCAGCCTCGAGCTCGGCACCGGCAGGCCCGACCGGCAGCTCGACCTCGTGAAGGCGCTGCTGGCCTGACGGCACGCTCCGCAGCGCCGCCGCCATGGCGGCGGATTGCAGGAAACGGGAGAGGCTGTTCGGGCTGGCCAAGCCTTTTTGTGACCATCGTCCGGAGCCCTCTTCGCAACGATGGATCGACCAGCGGGAGCACCTTCTCCGCGCCACGCACAGCCGTTGCAGCCGTTGCAGCCGTTGCAGCCGTTGCAGCCGAGCGGGAATTCGTTACAAGGCCTCTGGCCTGATACGGGTTTTCCTGAGTCCGGATTGTCGCATTAATTGTATACAGTTTCGCGTACACAAACGGGGTGTGCGCATGCTAAGCCGTGCCGCCTGCCTCCCTTCACGCCGCAGCAGGAGCTCAACGATGACGGCCGACAACACCCTCTCCAAAGTCCATCCCGTGGACCAACGTTTGCCCTCGGGCAAGCTCGCGGCCCTCGGACTTCAGCATGTGCTGGTGATGTACGCGGGCGCCGTCGCGGTGCCCCTGATCGTCGGGCGCG comes from Variovorax paradoxus and encodes:
- a CDS encoding dihydrodipicolinate synthase family protein, whose protein sequence is MPLNRSDLPADVLALLSQGTVIPAHPLALDASRQLDRRRQRALTRYYVDAGAGGLAVGVHTTQFAIRERGLYATVLEAAMQDRLAWSDRPVAMIAGLCGPTAQARAEARTAVSLGYHAGLLSLAALAGSGEDELIAHCEAVAQEMPLIGFYLQTVVGGPVLSSDFWRRFALIPNALAIKVAPFNRYRTIDVVRGLVDARAEERVFLYTGNDDHIVLDLALPFAAVRDGAPVQVRFRGGLLGHWSVWTSSAVAQLRRIKAELAEGGGTLSPALLALDARVTDCNAAFFDVANNFHGCIAGCHEVLRRQGLLEGTWCLDPHEGLGAGQSEEIDRVYRQHGDLADDAFVRGNLARWLA
- a CDS encoding ABC transporter ATP-binding protein, encoding MSAVLAPQMAPPLIRMRQLRKVYRKRNQEFLAVSDVTMDVNEGDMISLVGPSGCGKSTLLKILSGLHGHDGGTLEIGGPDGRGFNPGRDVGMVFQQPLLLKWRTILENVLLPADILGLERRAATARAHELLEMVGLAGFADKLPYELSGGMQQRAAIARALIHDPKLVLMDEPFGALDALTREKMNLEMLRIWTQSRKTFIVVTHSIQEAVFLGSHCAVLTAGPARMADFFPIELPEPRKLHVKTSPEFSSYVRRIYDLLGVD
- a CDS encoding SDR family NAD(P)-dependent oxidoreductase, with the translated sequence MKVFARLGLVVALSTFESWVVLVTGGSGGIGAAAAHLFAERGATVIAADLRDAAQRPAGVAFLPLDVTSEENWASAVAHIVERHGRLDVLVNAAGIVGDVVSGTLEHTSLAEWRRVMAVNLDGIFLGCREAMAAMSRQSRGAIVNVSSVGSYCPTTQSVAYGASKGGVTQLTKSVALFGTQGGKRIRCNSVHPGRTDTAMLQSIVAQRAQRAADTGSSEAKASAARIPLGAAGTPQDVANLIAFLASDEAGYITGGEFVVDGGWKLLR
- a CDS encoding zinc-binding dehydrogenase, producing MRRIRYLGTMFRTRSADEVDAIQQQVRADRWPALEAGRLGVPIDAVFPISQASEAFNLMKANGHFGKIVLTHA
- a CDS encoding aldo/keto reductase, which gives rise to MSRAHEESGKNDGLPQRELGRTGLLANAMALGCYSMSNAYGARTDAESLQVIRRATDRGVNVIDAADFYGWGHNEELVDEDAGPLAADRRVQSPEALSTSNLLRPRGSGTNTSHVRACPDQRMRGYARTCLSISSMPTAGQRIDR
- a CDS encoding aldo/keto reductase; its protein translation is MAFKDLLPGRLGFGSAPLGNMFRAIPDDEARTTVDAAWNDGVRYFDTAPFYGAGLAEIRLGETLAARARSDYVLSTKVGRLILDEVEDVSARDLGEKGDVFRHGRPNRIVNDYSEDATLRSIEDSLKRLRTDHLEIVWVHDVAQDFYGDEWLCVFETARKGAFKALGRLRNEGVIKAWGLGVNRVEPVELLLGLEEQDPDGFLLAGRYTLLDHERALQRVMPQVAARGLGIVVGGPYSSGALVGGPNFEYAPASPEILAKVKAIQAIADMHGTSMKAAGLQFALANPAVAAVIPGASRPARIAEDRAALSETVPSAFWMDLRKAGLVHPDAPLPISR
- the gcvA gene encoding transcriptional regulator GcvA; translation: MSERLPHLSALRAFEAAARRLSFRDAAEELGITASAISHQIRTLEAYLDVRLFDRLTRAVALTEAGSALYPKLDVGFRLVESAVREVRSLRTASALVVTAGPAIAAKWLVPKLYRFQEQYPGIELRVLTSSRPVDLDREDVDVAFRHGRGDYPGLESVRLFGEAYTPMCAPRLTEDARHPLRVPADLRHQRLLHDDAAALPGKGAAGWAQWLRSAKVRQVDAQAGAHFGQTDHAIQAAIDGGGVLLGRVSIAAFDLSAGRLVRPFELTLPSPFGYYFVTRQGRQRESAVAAFLSWIQAEAAATPGLPP
- a CDS encoding MFS transporter produces the protein MLNQAYESQCKSVTTHCTNQRQLDRRTLTLLTLALGTFSIGTSEFASMGILQLFASSLKLDISTATHAIEAYAFGVVLGGPAVTMLAAKLNRKTLLLLLMSVFLIGNLLSAVAAGLGMFTLARFVSGVPQGAYFGAAAVVASYIVGPGQGGRAFAMVMTGLTVATIFGSPLATWLGQNMGWRNAYFAVTGLGALSFLALWLWVPRSDALAGGPVLQEIRALNNPSVWATVVVAALGVASIFAVYTFIGLFVTEAASLSAAWTPIALGIFGVGMTVGNIIGGRMADRRPSRGLVVGFSSALVALASLAMGGEHAWVLLSGLFAVGATMMVAIPAIQVRLTQAAPDAPTLMGALNLAALNIANAIGAWAGGQAIAQGYGLLSAAWAGFALTLAGLLLFLVLLRTSRRDAADAAQSV
- a CDS encoding NCS1 family nucleobase:cation symporter-1; protein product: MSTVVSHASTGASEAGIAPHAPSNALIKPGYHPRLTNEDLAPLKNHTWGQYNIFAFWMSDVHSVGGYITAGSLFALGLSSWQVLVSLLVGIVIVQFFCNLVAKPSQVTGVPYPVVCRAPFGVLGANIPAIIRGLIAVAWYGVQTYLASAAFMVLALHMFPSLAPYADVARHGFVGLSTLGWVAFMVMWVLQAFVFWHGMEAIRKFIDWAGPAVYVVMAVLCGWLVWKAGWSRIDLNLGGIKFQGWDALPVMLSAIALVVSYFSGPMLNFGDFSRYGKSFDAVKKGNFWGLPVNFVFFSLLTVITTAATLPVFGELITDPVHTVGKIDSTTAVVLGALTFMIATIGINIVANFVSPAFDFSNVAPQHISWRTGGMIAAVGSVFLTPWNLYNSPEVIHYTLDVLGSFIGPLFGILIADYYIVRKQRIDVDALYTMSPKGEYWYSGGYNPKAIHALVPSAMVPILCVMVPTLRGAANYAWFIGMGLGFVLYALLNRNRKT
- a CDS encoding aspartate/glutamate racemase family protein yields the protein MRIKIINPNTTWSMTEKIGTCAREVAHAGTEIIAVSPAMGPVSIESHYDEALAVPGLLQEIAAGERDGVDGYVIACFGDPGLKAARELARGPVVGIAEAAMHLASMIGSRFSVVTTLGRTIGQAWHLAEIYGMERFCANVRACELPVLELEEPGSNARERIVEECRRALEEDGSDCIVLGCAGMTDLCAHIEQVLGVPVIDGVAAGTKLIESLVKLKLRTSKRGELARPLPKTMVGALEGFTLARP
- a CDS encoding GntR family transcriptional regulator: MPRARSTTAKSPAAPADAAASLTAEEGSSTDKLDKGSSIESIAQDIATAIVEKRLPPGTWLREEALGRVYSVSRTKVRAALLMLSKDKLIEMIPDKGAFVSQPSVEEAREVFAVRRILESEVVRLFIARARPRDYQVLEQHIKFERTTLRQATTMGTAREKLLGDFHVALAEATGNGTLAELVRELVARSSLIAMLYHSSNDPHCSSDEHSEFLRLCRTGDAEAAVTSMIEHLERIEASLELGTGRPDRQLDLVKALLA